Proteins from a genomic interval of Zingiber officinale cultivar Zhangliang chromosome 1B, Zo_v1.1, whole genome shotgun sequence:
- the LOC122049217 gene encoding putative protease Do-like 14 isoform X4 has product MFRGLLSRNPRRGVATGLLALTAFCAGGATLGSSSDRPSHRTNVAISISVPLRQLLSSTPSIFSQVFALSFSVPSPESSARHYSTANPLTPPDSSKDVPCCAGCLGRNTIAKAAAAAGPAVVNICVTEGLYGPMRAKSIGSGTIIDPDGTILTCAHCIADIANMKRVSKGKVGVTLQDGREFEGTVINADFPSDIAVVKIHSKTPLPSVKFGSSSKLLPGDWVIALGCPLTLQNTITSGIVSCVDRKSSDLGLGGIRREYLQTDCAINEGNSGGPLVNLDGEVVGVNIMKVAAADGLSFAVPIDSVIKIIEQFRKNGRVVRPWLGLKMLDLNEMKIAQFKERDDSFPDVIKGVLVPVVTPGSPGDRAGFRPGDVVIEFDGRPVGGIKEIIDIMEDKVGVPLKVLVKRSNNKSITLTVVPEEAVD; this is encoded by the exons ATGTTCCGCGGCCTTCTCTCTCGAAATCCCCGCCGTGGCGTCGCCACTGGTCTCCTCGCTCTCACCGCCTTCTGCGCTGGCGGCGCTACTCTTGGTTCCTCCTCCGACCGACCCTCCCATCGGACAA ATGTAGCGATTTCGATCTCCGTCCCGTTAAGACAACTTCTATCGTCGACTCCATCGATTTTCTCGCAGGTGTTCGCTCTTTCATTCTCAGTCCCTTCTCCAG AGTCTTCTGCACGACATTATTCAACCGCGAACCCTCTCACTCCTCCTGATTCGAGTAAGGATGTGCCATGCTGCGCTGGATGTCTGGGAAGGAACACTATTGCTAAGGCGGCCGCTGCAGCTGGTCCTGCTGTGGTGAATATATGTGTTACTGAAG GTCTATATGGTCCGATGCGTGCAAAGAGTATAGGGTCTGGGACTATCATTGATCCGGACGGAACGATCTTGACGTGTGCACATTGCATAGCAGACATTGCCAATATGAAAAGGGTCTCAAAAGGCAAA GTTGGTGTGACTTTACAAGATGGACGTGAATTTGAAGGCACTGTGATCAATGCAGACTTTCCTTCTGACATTGCTGTTGTGAAGATACATTCCAAAACTCCACTACCATCAGTCAAATTTGGATCATCATCTAAGCTTCTTCCAGGTGATTGGGTTATAGCCTTGGGCTGCCCACTTACTCTGCAAAATACCATAACATCTGGTATAGTAAG CTGTGTTGATCGGAAAAGCAGCGATTTGGGTCTTGGAGGAATTCGAAGGGAGTATTTGCAAACTGATTGTGCAATTAATGAG GGAAATTCCGGAGGACCCCTTGTTAATCTTGATGGTGAGGTTGTAGGTGTTAACATTATGAAAGTTGCTGCAGCTGATGGATTGAGCTTTGCAGTTCCAATTGATTCAGTCATCAAAATCATTGAGCAATTTAGGAAGAATGG TAGAGTGGTTCGTCCATGGCTTGGACTGAAGATGCTTGATCTTAATGAAATGAAAATTGCACAGTTCAAGGAGAGAGATGATTCATTTCCTGATGTTATCAAAGGAGTTCTTGTGCCCGTG GTAACTCCAGGATCTCCTGGAGACCGTGCAGGATTCCGACCGGGTGATGTCGTAATTGAGTTTGATGGCAGACCAGTTGGAGGCATTAAAGAG ATCATTGACATCATGGAGGATAAAGTAGGGGTGCCGCTGAAAGTTTTGGTGAAGCGATCGAACAACAAATCAATCACATTGACTGTAGTGCCAGAGGAAGCTGTTGATTAA
- the LOC122049217 gene encoding putative protease Do-like 14 isoform X2, producing MFSYFHFCKWNAEGTRNRNGALRKNLCPASPPSQRLLLLHRLLLTSVRAKYVPRPSLSKSPPWRRHWSPRSHRLLRWRRYSWFLLRPTLPSDKCSDFDLRPVKTTSIVDSIDFLAESSARHYSTANPLTPPDSSKDVPCCAGCLGRNTIAKAAAAAGPAVVNICVTEGLYGPMRAKSIGSGTIIDPDGTILTCAHCIADIANMKRVSKGKVGVTLQDGREFEGTVINADFPSDIAVVKIHSKTPLPSVKFGSSSKLLPGDWVIALGCPLTLQNTITSGIVSCVDRKSSDLGLGGIRREYLQTDCAINEGNSGGPLVNLDGEVVGVNIMKVAAADGLSFAVPIDSVIKIIEQFRKNGRVVRPWLGLKMLDLNEMKIAQFKERDDSFPDVIKGVLVPVVTPGSPGDRAGFRPGDVVIEFDGRPVGGIKEIIDIMEDKVGVPLKVLVKRSNNKSITLTVVPEEAVD from the exons ATGTTTTCATATTTCCACTTCTGCAAGTGGAATGCGGAAGGGACTAGAAATCGAAACGGTGCGTTGCGGAAAAACTTATGTCCTGCCTCGCCGCCGAGCCAACGACTGCTCCTCCTCCATCGCCTCCTTTTGACGTCGGTGAGGGCGAAATATGTTCCGCGGCCTTCTCTCTCGAAATCCCCGCCGTGGCGTCGCCACTGGTCTCCTCGCTCTCACCGCCTTCTGCGCTGGCGGCGCTACTCTTGGTTCCTCCTCCGACCGACCCTCCCATCGGACAA ATGTAGCGATTTCGATCTCCGTCCCGTTAAGACAACTTCTATCGTCGACTCCATCGATTTTCTCGCAG AGTCTTCTGCACGACATTATTCAACCGCGAACCCTCTCACTCCTCCTGATTCGAGTAAGGATGTGCCATGCTGCGCTGGATGTCTGGGAAGGAACACTATTGCTAAGGCGGCCGCTGCAGCTGGTCCTGCTGTGGTGAATATATGTGTTACTGAAG GTCTATATGGTCCGATGCGTGCAAAGAGTATAGGGTCTGGGACTATCATTGATCCGGACGGAACGATCTTGACGTGTGCACATTGCATAGCAGACATTGCCAATATGAAAAGGGTCTCAAAAGGCAAA GTTGGTGTGACTTTACAAGATGGACGTGAATTTGAAGGCACTGTGATCAATGCAGACTTTCCTTCTGACATTGCTGTTGTGAAGATACATTCCAAAACTCCACTACCATCAGTCAAATTTGGATCATCATCTAAGCTTCTTCCAGGTGATTGGGTTATAGCCTTGGGCTGCCCACTTACTCTGCAAAATACCATAACATCTGGTATAGTAAG CTGTGTTGATCGGAAAAGCAGCGATTTGGGTCTTGGAGGAATTCGAAGGGAGTATTTGCAAACTGATTGTGCAATTAATGAG GGAAATTCCGGAGGACCCCTTGTTAATCTTGATGGTGAGGTTGTAGGTGTTAACATTATGAAAGTTGCTGCAGCTGATGGATTGAGCTTTGCAGTTCCAATTGATTCAGTCATCAAAATCATTGAGCAATTTAGGAAGAATGG TAGAGTGGTTCGTCCATGGCTTGGACTGAAGATGCTTGATCTTAATGAAATGAAAATTGCACAGTTCAAGGAGAGAGATGATTCATTTCCTGATGTTATCAAAGGAGTTCTTGTGCCCGTG GTAACTCCAGGATCTCCTGGAGACCGTGCAGGATTCCGACCGGGTGATGTCGTAATTGAGTTTGATGGCAGACCAGTTGGAGGCATTAAAGAG ATCATTGACATCATGGAGGATAAAGTAGGGGTGCCGCTGAAAGTTTTGGTGAAGCGATCGAACAACAAATCAATCACATTGACTGTAGTGCCAGAGGAAGCTGTTGATTAA
- the LOC122049217 gene encoding putative protease Do-like 14 isoform X1, protein MFSYFHFCKWNAEGTRNRNGALRKNLCPASPPSQRLLLLHRLLLTSVRAKYVPRPSLSKSPPWRRHWSPRSHRLLRWRRYSWFLLRPTLPSDNRCSDFDLRPVKTTSIVDSIDFLAESSARHYSTANPLTPPDSSKDVPCCAGCLGRNTIAKAAAAAGPAVVNICVTEGLYGPMRAKSIGSGTIIDPDGTILTCAHCIADIANMKRVSKGKVGVTLQDGREFEGTVINADFPSDIAVVKIHSKTPLPSVKFGSSSKLLPGDWVIALGCPLTLQNTITSGIVSCVDRKSSDLGLGGIRREYLQTDCAINEGNSGGPLVNLDGEVVGVNIMKVAAADGLSFAVPIDSVIKIIEQFRKNGRVVRPWLGLKMLDLNEMKIAQFKERDDSFPDVIKGVLVPVVTPGSPGDRAGFRPGDVVIEFDGRPVGGIKEIIDIMEDKVGVPLKVLVKRSNNKSITLTVVPEEAVD, encoded by the exons ATGTTTTCATATTTCCACTTCTGCAAGTGGAATGCGGAAGGGACTAGAAATCGAAACGGTGCGTTGCGGAAAAACTTATGTCCTGCCTCGCCGCCGAGCCAACGACTGCTCCTCCTCCATCGCCTCCTTTTGACGTCGGTGAGGGCGAAATATGTTCCGCGGCCTTCTCTCTCGAAATCCCCGCCGTGGCGTCGCCACTGGTCTCCTCGCTCTCACCGCCTTCTGCGCTGGCGGCGCTACTCTTGGTTCCTCCTCCGACCGACCCTCCCATCGGACAA CAGATGTAGCGATTTCGATCTCCGTCCCGTTAAGACAACTTCTATCGTCGACTCCATCGATTTTCTCGCAG AGTCTTCTGCACGACATTATTCAACCGCGAACCCTCTCACTCCTCCTGATTCGAGTAAGGATGTGCCATGCTGCGCTGGATGTCTGGGAAGGAACACTATTGCTAAGGCGGCCGCTGCAGCTGGTCCTGCTGTGGTGAATATATGTGTTACTGAAG GTCTATATGGTCCGATGCGTGCAAAGAGTATAGGGTCTGGGACTATCATTGATCCGGACGGAACGATCTTGACGTGTGCACATTGCATAGCAGACATTGCCAATATGAAAAGGGTCTCAAAAGGCAAA GTTGGTGTGACTTTACAAGATGGACGTGAATTTGAAGGCACTGTGATCAATGCAGACTTTCCTTCTGACATTGCTGTTGTGAAGATACATTCCAAAACTCCACTACCATCAGTCAAATTTGGATCATCATCTAAGCTTCTTCCAGGTGATTGGGTTATAGCCTTGGGCTGCCCACTTACTCTGCAAAATACCATAACATCTGGTATAGTAAG CTGTGTTGATCGGAAAAGCAGCGATTTGGGTCTTGGAGGAATTCGAAGGGAGTATTTGCAAACTGATTGTGCAATTAATGAG GGAAATTCCGGAGGACCCCTTGTTAATCTTGATGGTGAGGTTGTAGGTGTTAACATTATGAAAGTTGCTGCAGCTGATGGATTGAGCTTTGCAGTTCCAATTGATTCAGTCATCAAAATCATTGAGCAATTTAGGAAGAATGG TAGAGTGGTTCGTCCATGGCTTGGACTGAAGATGCTTGATCTTAATGAAATGAAAATTGCACAGTTCAAGGAGAGAGATGATTCATTTCCTGATGTTATCAAAGGAGTTCTTGTGCCCGTG GTAACTCCAGGATCTCCTGGAGACCGTGCAGGATTCCGACCGGGTGATGTCGTAATTGAGTTTGATGGCAGACCAGTTGGAGGCATTAAAGAG ATCATTGACATCATGGAGGATAAAGTAGGGGTGCCGCTGAAAGTTTTGGTGAAGCGATCGAACAACAAATCAATCACATTGACTGTAGTGCCAGAGGAAGCTGTTGATTAA
- the LOC122049217 gene encoding putative protease Do-like 14 isoform X3 — MFRGLLSRNPRRGVATGLLALTAFCAGGATLGSSSDRPSHRTTDVAISISVPLRQLLSSTPSIFSQVFALSFSVPSPESSARHYSTANPLTPPDSSKDVPCCAGCLGRNTIAKAAAAAGPAVVNICVTEGLYGPMRAKSIGSGTIIDPDGTILTCAHCIADIANMKRVSKGKVGVTLQDGREFEGTVINADFPSDIAVVKIHSKTPLPSVKFGSSSKLLPGDWVIALGCPLTLQNTITSGIVSCVDRKSSDLGLGGIRREYLQTDCAINEGNSGGPLVNLDGEVVGVNIMKVAAADGLSFAVPIDSVIKIIEQFRKNGRVVRPWLGLKMLDLNEMKIAQFKERDDSFPDVIKGVLVPVVTPGSPGDRAGFRPGDVVIEFDGRPVGGIKEIIDIMEDKVGVPLKVLVKRSNNKSITLTVVPEEAVD; from the exons ATGTTCCGCGGCCTTCTCTCTCGAAATCCCCGCCGTGGCGTCGCCACTGGTCTCCTCGCTCTCACCGCCTTCTGCGCTGGCGGCGCTACTCTTGGTTCCTCCTCCGACCGACCCTCCCATCGGACAA CAGATGTAGCGATTTCGATCTCCGTCCCGTTAAGACAACTTCTATCGTCGACTCCATCGATTTTCTCGCAGGTGTTCGCTCTTTCATTCTCAGTCCCTTCTCCAG AGTCTTCTGCACGACATTATTCAACCGCGAACCCTCTCACTCCTCCTGATTCGAGTAAGGATGTGCCATGCTGCGCTGGATGTCTGGGAAGGAACACTATTGCTAAGGCGGCCGCTGCAGCTGGTCCTGCTGTGGTGAATATATGTGTTACTGAAG GTCTATATGGTCCGATGCGTGCAAAGAGTATAGGGTCTGGGACTATCATTGATCCGGACGGAACGATCTTGACGTGTGCACATTGCATAGCAGACATTGCCAATATGAAAAGGGTCTCAAAAGGCAAA GTTGGTGTGACTTTACAAGATGGACGTGAATTTGAAGGCACTGTGATCAATGCAGACTTTCCTTCTGACATTGCTGTTGTGAAGATACATTCCAAAACTCCACTACCATCAGTCAAATTTGGATCATCATCTAAGCTTCTTCCAGGTGATTGGGTTATAGCCTTGGGCTGCCCACTTACTCTGCAAAATACCATAACATCTGGTATAGTAAG CTGTGTTGATCGGAAAAGCAGCGATTTGGGTCTTGGAGGAATTCGAAGGGAGTATTTGCAAACTGATTGTGCAATTAATGAG GGAAATTCCGGAGGACCCCTTGTTAATCTTGATGGTGAGGTTGTAGGTGTTAACATTATGAAAGTTGCTGCAGCTGATGGATTGAGCTTTGCAGTTCCAATTGATTCAGTCATCAAAATCATTGAGCAATTTAGGAAGAATGG TAGAGTGGTTCGTCCATGGCTTGGACTGAAGATGCTTGATCTTAATGAAATGAAAATTGCACAGTTCAAGGAGAGAGATGATTCATTTCCTGATGTTATCAAAGGAGTTCTTGTGCCCGTG GTAACTCCAGGATCTCCTGGAGACCGTGCAGGATTCCGACCGGGTGATGTCGTAATTGAGTTTGATGGCAGACCAGTTGGAGGCATTAAAGAG ATCATTGACATCATGGAGGATAAAGTAGGGGTGCCGCTGAAAGTTTTGGTGAAGCGATCGAACAACAAATCAATCACATTGACTGTAGTGCCAGAGGAAGCTGTTGATTAA